A single genomic interval of Helianthus annuus cultivar XRQ/B chromosome 6, HanXRQr2.0-SUNRISE, whole genome shotgun sequence harbors:
- the LOC110937143 gene encoding auxin-induced protein 15A — protein sequence MAIRMPRIIQARKILKRSLSNGSTTPASMDIPKGYFAIYVGEQEKKRFVVSVSLLSEPTFQQLLHQAEEKFGYNHPMGGLTIPCSEDVFTDLASCLGAF from the coding sequence ATGGCCATACGTATGCCACGCATCATTCAAGCAAGAAAAATTCTCAAACGGTCCCTCTCTAATGGTAGCACCACTCCTGCATCTATGGACATCCCCAAAGGCTATTTTGCCATTTATGTTGGAGAACAAGAGAAGAAGCGGTTTGTGGTGTCTGTATCACTACTAAGCGAACCTACATTTCAGCAGCTACTGCATCAGGCAGAAGAAAAGTTTGGCTACAACCATCCAATGGGCGGGCTCACGATTCCCTGTAGTGAAGATGTATTCACAGATCTGGCTTCTTGTTTGGGAGCATTTTGA